The sequence AGCGGCGGCTGCCACTCCTCGGGCGCCTTGTCGCCCTTGGCCTGGTTGACGTTGTCGGTGACGGCGAGGAGGTTCACGCCGTCGAGGTCGTTGGCGAACTCCTCGCGCCGCTCGTCGGTCCAGGTGTCCGCGCCGGAACGCCAGGCCTCGGCGAGTGGGACGACGTGGTCGATGTCCACGTCCGAGGGGTCGGTCCAGGTGTCCCCGTCGTACGGGCTCGTCCACGACCCCGACGTCGGGCGGCATTTCTCGTCCACCTCGACGCCGGTGCCGTCGCGCTTCAGCACCACCTCGCGGGTGTTGCAGTTGTCGCCCTGTTCGCTCCAGTGCGGGAACCGGTCCCTGTCGTAGCCGTCCATGCTGCCGTCGGCGGCCACCGTGAGTTCGGCGAGCTGCTTGCGGGCCGTCTCCTCGTCGGCGGAATCCCCCGTGCCTCCCGAGTCCCCGGAGGAGGCCGGCGTCGCCGTCGCTGACGACACCGAGCGCGACGAGGCAAGGCCGCTCCCGCCCTCACCCTCGGCCTCCAGCGTCACGACACCGCAGGAGCCGAGCAGGGCAGCGCTGAATACGCTGAATGCGATCAGTCCGGTACGAGGAGT comes from Saccharomonospora xinjiangensis XJ-54 and encodes:
- a CDS encoding HNH endonuclease family protein, which encodes MTTPRTGLIAFSVFSAALLGSCGVVTLEAEGEGGSGLASSRSVSSATATPASSGDSGGTGDSADEETARKQLAELTVAADGSMDGYDRDRFPHWSEQGDNCNTREVVLKRDGTGVEVDEKCRPTSGSWTSPYDGDTWTDPSDVDIDHVVPLAEAWRSGADTWTDERREEFANDLDGVNLLAVTDNVNQAKGDKAPEEWQPPLESYRCTYAIHWIDVKHTWKLTVEKDEKATLEEMLDRC